The following are from one region of the Arthrobacter sp. TMP15 genome:
- the fmdA gene encoding formamidase has translation MPEVLFPLDSTKKFEDQQKLGHNRWHPEIPPVAVVKPGDVFRVDCREWFDGAIVNDDSAQDILNAPLLTVHKLSGPFGIEGAKPGDLLVVDILDVGPIPQEDSGPLAGQGWGYTGIFSKNNGGSFLVDQFPDAYKAIWDFTGQVATSRHVPEVRFEGLIHPGLMGTAPSAQLLAKWNKREGDLIATDPHRMPPLALPPEAEHAVLGGLPRDQWARVGGEGARTAPPRENGGNQDIKNLSKGSRIFYPVFVDGANFSVGDLHFSQGDGEITFCGAIEMGGFVDLRVDIIKGGMDTYGVSENAIFMPGRVEPAFSEWLAFSGTSVTLDGEQRYLDSHLSYQRACLHAIDYLAKFGYAPEQSYLLLGAAPIEGRLSGVVDIPNSCSTVYLPTAMFDFDVRPSAAGPYQINPGMGAPRAANAG, from the coding sequence ATGCCTGAAGTGTTATTCCCTCTCGATTCAACCAAGAAATTCGAAGATCAACAGAAGCTCGGACACAATAGGTGGCACCCGGAAATTCCTCCCGTGGCAGTGGTTAAGCCCGGAGACGTTTTCCGGGTGGACTGCCGGGAATGGTTTGACGGGGCTATTGTCAATGACGACTCAGCCCAGGATATTCTCAATGCACCATTGTTGACGGTGCATAAACTCTCCGGTCCTTTCGGTATTGAAGGAGCTAAACCCGGGGATTTGCTGGTTGTTGACATTCTCGATGTGGGGCCGATTCCGCAGGAAGATTCGGGGCCGTTGGCCGGACAGGGCTGGGGCTACACAGGCATCTTCTCCAAAAATAATGGAGGTAGTTTCCTTGTTGATCAATTCCCCGATGCCTACAAAGCAATTTGGGACTTTACCGGACAAGTCGCCACCTCCCGGCACGTCCCGGAGGTCCGCTTCGAAGGGTTGATTCACCCTGGCCTGATGGGGACAGCACCCTCTGCCCAGCTGCTGGCTAAATGGAACAAGCGCGAAGGAGATTTGATTGCTACCGACCCGCACCGTATGCCACCGCTGGCGCTACCTCCGGAAGCGGAGCATGCAGTTCTTGGCGGGCTGCCCCGCGATCAATGGGCTCGTGTAGGCGGTGAGGGGGCAAGGACTGCCCCGCCGCGTGAAAATGGCGGAAACCAGGACATCAAGAACCTCTCCAAGGGGTCCAGGATCTTCTACCCAGTATTCGTGGACGGTGCCAATTTCTCGGTTGGAGACCTGCACTTCTCCCAGGGAGATGGCGAGATCACCTTCTGTGGTGCTATTGAAATGGGTGGCTTTGTCGACCTTCGGGTGGACATCATCAAGGGTGGCATGGACACATACGGTGTCAGCGAAAACGCTATCTTCATGCCCGGCCGGGTAGAGCCGGCGTTCAGCGAGTGGCTGGCGTTCTCCGGCACCTCCGTCACCCTTGACGGGGAACAGAGATACCTCGATTCGCACCTGTCGTACCAACGGGCATGCCTGCACGCCATCGATTATCTGGCCAAATTCGGCTACGCACCCGAGCAGTCATACCTACTGTTGGGCGCCGCACCCATCGAGGGCCGGCTTTCCGGGGTGGTGGATATTCCAAACTCGTGCTCCACGGTGTACCTACCCACCGCGATGTTTGATTTCGACGTGCGGCCATCCGCTGCAGGGCCCTATCAGATCAATCCGGGCATGGGCGCACCACGGGCGGCCAATGCCGGGTAG
- a CDS encoding zinc ribbon domain-containing protein, protein MPLYEFRCPEGKAFEASFSMSEAPEVLPCPDCGGASRRRISAPKLSIAGSAEFKLIDASKRSAHEPEVVSSRLPSTNKPGGTRYTNNPLHQKLPRP, encoded by the coding sequence ATGCCGTTGTACGAGTTCCGTTGTCCCGAAGGCAAGGCGTTTGAAGCGTCATTTTCCATGAGTGAAGCACCCGAGGTGCTGCCGTGTCCCGACTGCGGGGGAGCGTCCCGGCGCCGCATCAGCGCACCGAAACTCTCCATTGCGGGTTCGGCGGAGTTCAAGCTCATCGATGCTAGTAAACGCAGTGCTCACGAGCCGGAAGTGGTCTCCAGCCGCCTGCCATCAACGAACAAACCAGGTGGTACCCGGTATACAAACAACCCGCTGCACCAAAAGCTCCCACGGCCCTAA
- a CDS encoding multicopper oxidase domain-containing protein, whose amino-acid sequence MNIGSAPTPDPAANKSANKSAAGRTPMNRASWHLRANAPAVFWLLALVVVVLFHRNIAVSGWLMVHLLLLGAITNSILVWSWHFAQALLRGPNPGNRGMAARLIGLNVAVALVVVSMVLNVWIFTLVGSIGVGLAVAAHAVVLGLRARKALPSRFGPTVWYYVAACLLLPVGAGVGAALASGISGEAHVRLLLVHLVVNVLGFVGLTVLGTLMTLLPTMLRTRVADGAEAVARHGAVPLLAGVLLTAAGAAAGVVFLCSLGLAVYLGGVVYICVPLAKAVRVKRPVNFAPLSAISALLWLLVSLVWLLFLSLTSGGWEALHRGIESVVPVLAAGFVAQVLAAALTYLVPVVLGGGPARLKHRTAILDKAGWFRVVLANAALVVSLLPVPSLVRVGTTFLVFGALVWFLPLLGMALFSKAPAVAKAQPEKAAAGFDPTPRKRIGQGATALAVVVLVMVAGIVADPQAMPGFASAVQEPAVTATGQTTTVEMTMKNMRFHPDKVEVPVGNKLVINLVNEDNMVHDLITAAGTESGRLYPGDKTTIDAGVIGADVAGWCSVAGHKQQGMVFSIVATGGSGAPPITPGENAPGGGMPGMPGMDHGGESGDPAAFDFMKEPAAGFTAHDAVLAPLPSGTVHELAIKVTEEEREVASGVMQKLWLFNGTAPGPTLRGKVGDTFKITLTNDGSMGHSIDFHAGALAPDQPMRTINPGESLTYNFTATRAGIWLYHCSTMPMSLHIANGMFGAVIIEPPNLATVDKEYVLIQSEIYAGAQAGVADLAKIQAEKPDAVVFNGYANQYKFRPLPAKVGERVRIWVLDAGPNRATSFHVVGGQFDTVWSEGRYLIDGSDPTAGAQVLPLAPAQGGFVELAFPEAGNYPFVSHSMIDAERGAIGVFKVQK is encoded by the coding sequence GTGAACATCGGCTCCGCACCAACCCCAGACCCCGCCGCCAACAAGAGCGCCAACAAGTCAGCTGCCGGTAGGACCCCCATGAATCGGGCATCCTGGCATCTGCGTGCCAACGCCCCGGCTGTCTTCTGGCTGTTAGCCCTAGTGGTGGTGGTGTTATTTCACCGCAATATTGCCGTTTCTGGCTGGCTTATGGTGCATCTGTTGCTGCTGGGGGCGATCACAAACTCCATCCTTGTGTGGAGCTGGCACTTCGCCCAGGCGCTGTTGCGTGGACCGAACCCGGGCAACCGGGGCATGGCGGCGCGCCTGATCGGGTTGAACGTTGCTGTGGCACTTGTGGTGGTGTCGATGGTCCTGAACGTGTGGATTTTCACGCTCGTGGGCAGCATTGGAGTGGGGCTGGCCGTTGCCGCCCACGCGGTGGTTCTGGGGTTGCGTGCCAGAAAGGCGCTGCCCTCCAGGTTTGGGCCTACTGTCTGGTACTACGTAGCCGCGTGCCTGCTGCTGCCGGTGGGTGCCGGGGTGGGTGCTGCGCTCGCATCCGGCATCAGCGGTGAAGCGCATGTGCGTCTATTGCTGGTTCACCTGGTTGTGAACGTGTTGGGCTTTGTGGGGCTAACCGTTCTGGGCACCCTCATGACGCTGCTGCCCACCATGCTGCGCACAAGAGTGGCCGACGGCGCCGAAGCAGTTGCCCGTCATGGCGCGGTTCCGCTGTTGGCCGGCGTGCTGCTCACGGCTGCCGGGGCAGCGGCAGGGGTAGTGTTCCTGTGTTCATTGGGCCTTGCCGTCTACTTAGGTGGGGTTGTGTATATTTGCGTACCTCTTGCGAAAGCGGTGCGAGTGAAACGGCCCGTAAACTTTGCCCCCTTGTCCGCCATCTCCGCCCTGCTTTGGCTGCTGGTTTCACTGGTATGGCTGCTTTTTCTCTCGTTGACATCCGGAGGCTGGGAGGCGTTGCACCGGGGGATCGAGTCCGTGGTCCCGGTTCTCGCCGCCGGATTCGTGGCCCAAGTGTTGGCAGCGGCGCTGACGTACCTGGTACCCGTCGTTTTAGGTGGCGGCCCTGCCAGGCTCAAGCACCGCACGGCAATTTTGGACAAGGCCGGCTGGTTCCGCGTGGTGCTTGCCAATGCCGCGCTGGTGGTGTCGCTGCTTCCGGTGCCCAGCTTGGTGCGCGTAGGGACCACGTTTCTGGTGTTTGGCGCCCTGGTCTGGTTCCTGCCGCTGCTGGGCATGGCGTTATTTAGCAAGGCCCCCGCTGTAGCGAAAGCACAGCCGGAGAAAGCGGCCGCGGGGTTTGACCCAACCCCACGCAAAAGGATAGGCCAAGGCGCAACCGCACTGGCCGTCGTCGTGCTTGTCATGGTGGCAGGAATTGTGGCTGATCCGCAGGCCATGCCAGGATTTGCCTCCGCAGTCCAGGAGCCTGCCGTAACGGCCACGGGCCAAACCACCACGGTGGAGATGACGATGAAGAACATGCGCTTCCATCCGGACAAGGTTGAGGTGCCGGTGGGGAACAAACTGGTCATTAATCTTGTCAACGAAGACAACATGGTGCACGATCTCATTACGGCCGCCGGCACCGAGTCCGGGCGGCTGTACCCGGGGGATAAAACCACAATCGACGCGGGTGTAATTGGGGCCGATGTAGCCGGCTGGTGCAGTGTGGCCGGGCACAAGCAGCAGGGCATGGTGTTTAGCATCGTGGCCACGGGTGGAAGCGGTGCGCCGCCTATTACCCCTGGCGAGAACGCGCCAGGCGGGGGTATGCCTGGTATGCCTGGTATGGATCATGGCGGGGAATCCGGCGACCCAGCTGCCTTTGATTTCATGAAGGAACCTGCCGCGGGCTTCACCGCGCACGACGCCGTGTTGGCGCCACTGCCGTCCGGAACGGTGCATGAGCTGGCCATCAAGGTCACCGAGGAGGAGCGTGAAGTAGCCTCCGGAGTCATGCAAAAGCTGTGGTTATTCAACGGCACCGCCCCGGGCCCAACACTGCGCGGAAAGGTGGGCGATACTTTCAAAATAACGCTCACAAACGACGGTTCCATGGGCCACTCGATCGACTTCCATGCCGGCGCATTGGCCCCCGATCAACCCATGCGCACCATCAACCCGGGGGAGTCACTAACGTACAATTTCACGGCGACCCGCGCCGGAATCTGGCTGTACCACTGCAGTACCATGCCGATGAGCCTGCACATCGCCAATGGCATGTTTGGTGCCGTGATCATCGAGCCACCAAACCTTGCCACAGTGGATAAGGAATACGTGCTCATCCAGTCGGAGATCTACGCCGGAGCCCAAGCGGGGGTGGCGGACTTGGCAAAGATACAGGCTGAAAAACCTGATGCTGTTGTGTTCAACGGCTACGCAAACCAGTACAAGTTCAGGCCATTGCCGGCCAAGGTGGGCGAGCGGGTGCGGATCTGGGTGCTCGACGCCGGGCCCAACCGTGCAACGTCCTTCCACGTGGTGGGAGGCCAGTTTGATACGGTCTGGAGCGAGGGCCGGTATTTGATTGACGGCTCCGACCCGACCGCCGGCGCGCAGGTTCTGCCGCTGGCCCCGGCTCAGGGCGGCTTTGTTGAACTAGCCTTCCCCGAGGCCGGAAACTACCCATTTGTTTCGCACAGTATGATCGACGCCGAGCGCGGAGCCATTGGGGTGTTCAAGGTCCAAAAGTGA
- a CDS encoding DUF2249 domain-containing protein: MNNLVLASSSTEAASLEDARTRLAEAAGTVHTLGSNLVRSATNPAGGELVEADQGALVDFAEKELLPLAAAFADAFQNAKHTDDSFKIMASLAATHSTRLVAATKELEVQESGVTMVHASGRLQEAMGIFVEMASELILPALAQNGALTLSAILPARTAAAATESQVPASGGCACGGHDEPGLSELDTRVIPHAIRHATIFGALEGLTTGRGILLVANHNPLPLLAQLEQRSAGKFTVNYVEDGPELWKLSMIRN; this comes from the coding sequence GTGAATAACCTTGTTCTCGCTTCCTCTTCTACAGAAGCTGCGTCCCTAGAAGATGCCCGTACCCGCCTGGCTGAAGCCGCTGGAACGGTGCACACCCTGGGCAGTAACCTTGTTAGGTCCGCAACGAATCCCGCCGGTGGTGAACTGGTAGAAGCGGACCAGGGAGCACTGGTGGACTTCGCCGAAAAGGAGCTGCTTCCGCTGGCTGCTGCCTTCGCAGACGCCTTTCAAAATGCTAAGCACACCGACGATTCCTTCAAAATAATGGCCTCACTGGCCGCCACCCACAGCACCAGGCTGGTGGCCGCAACGAAGGAACTTGAGGTTCAGGAATCCGGCGTGACGATGGTTCACGCAAGCGGCCGTCTCCAAGAAGCTATGGGCATCTTCGTGGAAATGGCCAGCGAGCTTATCCTGCCGGCGCTTGCACAAAACGGTGCGCTCACACTCTCCGCGATCCTTCCCGCCCGCACAGCCGCGGCTGCCACCGAAAGCCAAGTTCCGGCGTCGGGCGGCTGCGCCTGCGGAGGTCACGACGAGCCGGGCCTGTCGGAACTGGATACCCGCGTCATCCCCCACGCTATCCGCCATGCCACCATCTTCGGCGCGTTGGAAGGCCTCACCACCGGTCGGGGCATCCTGCTCGTAGCCAACCACAACCCGCTCCCGCTACTGGCCCAGCTGGAGCAGCGTTCAGCAGGGAAATTCACCGTCAATTATGTAGAAGACGGTCCGGAACTGTGGAAATTGAGCATGATCCGGAACTAA
- a CDS encoding DUF3151 domain-containing protein, with protein sequence MSDDFRRNLLGPEPTLLPVEVDVQTRLDAGDEAVDLAAANPTSSLLWAILADEAYAEGRTIESYAYARTGYHRGLDSLRRNGWRGTGPVPYEHEGNRGFLRALYALGRAAGAIGEADEAARIATLLNDSDSAARVAIEAAL encoded by the coding sequence ATGAGCGATGATTTCCGCCGGAACCTACTTGGCCCGGAGCCCACACTGCTCCCGGTCGAGGTTGATGTCCAGACTCGTTTGGATGCGGGGGATGAGGCGGTTGATTTAGCTGCTGCGAACCCCACGTCCTCGCTTTTGTGGGCCATCTTGGCTGATGAGGCGTATGCCGAAGGCCGCACCATTGAGTCCTACGCCTATGCGCGCACCGGCTACCACCGCGGCCTGGATTCACTGCGCCGCAACGGTTGGCGTGGAACCGGCCCGGTCCCGTATGAGCATGAAGGCAACCGTGGATTTCTGCGGGCGCTCTATGCGTTGGGCCGTGCAGCTGGTGCAATCGGAGAAGCGGATGAAGCTGCCCGGATTGCAACGCTCCTCAACGACTCCGATTCGGCCGCCCGGGTCGCGATCGAGGCTGCGCTGTAG
- the fbaA gene encoding class II fructose-bisphosphate aldolase, with protein MPIATPDKYAEMIDRAKAGGFAYPAVNVTSSQTLNATLQGFADAGTDGIIQVSTGGGAYWSGAGVKDMVAGSLGFAAFAREVAKNYPINVALHTDHCPKDKLDGFVLPLLAASEAEVKAGRDPIFNSHMWDGSAETLEENLRIGRELLARTHAAKMILEVEIGAVGGEEDGVENAINDKLYSTIEDGLATIDALGSGEHGRYITALTFGNVHGVYKAGNVKLRPEILKEIQAAVGAKIGKENPFDLVFHGGSGSSEQEISDAVSYGVIKMNIDTDTQYAYTRPVVDHMFTNYNGVLKIDGDVGNKKTYDPRVWGAAAEKGLAARVVEAATQLGSAGKTNK; from the coding sequence ATGCCCATTGCAACACCGGATAAGTATGCCGAAATGATCGACCGCGCCAAGGCTGGCGGCTTCGCCTACCCAGCGGTCAACGTGACATCCTCGCAGACTCTCAACGCAACTCTGCAGGGCTTTGCCGACGCCGGAACTGACGGCATCATCCAGGTTTCCACCGGTGGTGGCGCCTACTGGTCCGGTGCCGGGGTCAAAGACATGGTGGCCGGCTCGCTGGGCTTTGCAGCGTTCGCCCGCGAAGTTGCCAAGAATTACCCCATCAACGTGGCACTGCACACCGACCATTGCCCCAAGGATAAACTGGACGGCTTTGTGCTGCCACTGTTGGCAGCCTCTGAGGCTGAAGTCAAGGCTGGCCGTGACCCCATCTTCAACTCACACATGTGGGATGGCTCAGCGGAGACGCTTGAAGAAAACCTCCGCATTGGCCGCGAACTGCTGGCCCGTACGCACGCCGCCAAGATGATCCTGGAAGTTGAAATCGGAGCTGTGGGTGGCGAAGAAGACGGCGTTGAAAATGCTATCAACGACAAGCTCTACTCCACCATCGAAGACGGACTGGCCACCATTGACGCGCTGGGTTCCGGCGAGCACGGCCGCTACATTACAGCACTGACCTTCGGCAACGTGCACGGCGTGTACAAGGCTGGCAACGTCAAACTGCGCCCCGAAATTCTCAAGGAAATCCAGGCCGCTGTGGGTGCCAAAATCGGCAAGGAAAACCCGTTCGACCTGGTGTTCCACGGCGGTTCAGGTTCCTCTGAGCAGGAAATCTCCGATGCTGTCTCCTACGGCGTTATCAAAATGAACATCGACACCGACACCCAGTACGCCTACACGCGTCCCGTAGTTGATCACATGTTCACCAACTACAACGGCGTCTTGAAGATTGATGGTGACGTTGGCAATAAAAAGACTTACGATCCCCGCGTCTGGGGTGCAGCGGCCGAAAAGGGCTTGGCAGCACGCGTTGTTGAGGCTGCTACACAGCTCGGCTCCGCAGGAAAGACGAACAAATAA
- a CDS encoding RNA methyltransferase — MYLELHHEVGVGPWEGELPQGEHWDRELLADGDRRNVLDQYRYWSMDAIVAELDTRRHDFHVAIENWQHDMNIGTVVRTANAFLAKEVHIIGRRRWNKRGAMVTDRYQHVRHHPTVDDFVTWARGEGLAIIGIDIFPDSEKLETYELPRNCVFVFGQEGPGLSDEVHAAAETTLSIEQFGSTRSINAASAAGIAMHAWIRRHVFNQTVG; from the coding sequence GTGTATTTAGAACTGCACCATGAAGTGGGTGTTGGTCCCTGGGAAGGCGAGCTGCCACAGGGTGAGCATTGGGATCGGGAATTACTAGCTGATGGTGATCGCCGCAACGTACTGGATCAGTACCGGTATTGGAGTATGGATGCCATTGTTGCGGAACTGGACACCCGGCGTCATGACTTCCACGTCGCCATCGAGAATTGGCAACATGATATGAACATTGGCACTGTGGTGCGCACTGCCAACGCTTTCCTGGCTAAAGAAGTGCACATCATCGGACGACGGCGGTGGAACAAGCGCGGCGCCATGGTCACCGACCGCTACCAGCACGTCCGTCACCACCCCACCGTGGATGACTTCGTTACGTGGGCTCGGGGTGAGGGGTTGGCGATCATAGGGATCGACATCTTTCCCGACTCGGAAAAACTTGAAACGTACGAGTTGCCGCGCAACTGTGTGTTTGTGTTTGGCCAGGAAGGCCCGGGTCTCAGCGACGAGGTGCATGCGGCGGCGGAAACCACCCTGTCAATTGAACAATTCGGGTCCACCCGTTCAATCAACGCGGCATCAGCAGCCGGTATAGCCATGCATGCGTGGATCCGCCGGCACGTGTTCAACCAAACAGTTGGCTAA
- a CDS encoding HAD-IIA family hydrolase, with translation MTTQSNRQPADIECWLTDMDGVLVHENKAVPGAADLIQRWVDTSRRFLVLTNNSIYTPRDLAARLKASGLEVPEENLWTSALATAQFLKSQMPHGRAFVIGEAGLTTALHEAGFILTDQKPDYVVLGETRTYSFEAITKAIRLIVDGARFIATNPDATGPSPEGPLPATGAIAALITKATGREPYVVGKPNPMMFRSAMNRIQAHSETTAMIGDRMDTDIIAGMEAGLHTVLVFTGITAPEDIDAYPFRPDQTMNSVADLLDHL, from the coding sequence ATGACTACGCAATCCAATCGCCAGCCCGCCGACATCGAATGCTGGCTCACTGACATGGACGGCGTTTTGGTCCATGAAAACAAGGCCGTCCCCGGAGCTGCCGATCTCATCCAGCGCTGGGTTGATACTTCACGACGCTTTTTAGTGCTAACCAATAATTCCATTTACACCCCGCGCGATCTTGCTGCCAGGCTAAAAGCTTCCGGGTTGGAGGTTCCGGAGGAGAATCTATGGACCTCTGCCCTAGCCACAGCGCAGTTCTTAAAGTCCCAGATGCCGCACGGACGCGCTTTTGTTATTGGTGAAGCAGGGCTAACCACAGCGTTGCACGAGGCCGGTTTCATCCTGACGGATCAGAAACCTGATTACGTGGTGTTGGGTGAGACCCGGACTTACTCCTTTGAGGCCATTACCAAGGCCATCCGACTCATAGTTGACGGCGCACGGTTCATTGCCACCAACCCGGACGCAACCGGACCTTCCCCGGAAGGCCCACTACCGGCCACGGGCGCAATCGCCGCGTTGATCACCAAGGCCACTGGTCGGGAGCCCTACGTTGTGGGCAAGCCAAATCCGATGATGTTCCGTTCTGCCATGAACCGGATCCAGGCACACTCAGAGACCACTGCAATGATCGGAGACCGCATGGATACCGATATCATCGCGGGCATGGAAGCCGGGCTCCACACGGTTCTGGTGTTCACCGGCATCACAGCACCCGAGGATATTGACGCCTACCCGTTCCGTCCGGACCAGACAATGAACTCCGTAGCCGATCTTCTAGACCACCTGTAA
- the phoA gene encoding alkaline phosphatase, producing the protein MKKCIFLKGQNTVLHQKRKSVTRRGTAQIVLACATLAILALSSTAPASAAPDGDITSHGGATRVQENHVENLQKSLAEGSAKNVILIIGDGMGDSEITAARNYIHGAAGTFPGIDALPLTGQYTTYSLNKETGAPNYVPDSAATGTAWATGTKSYNGAISVDVNGAAQKTLLQIAKDNGLKTGNITTTAIQDATPAVQVANVTSRSCFGPEATSKKCPENALENGGKGSISEQLLQTRPDVSMGGGSESFDEEAKGGTYAGKSLLEQAGERGFNVVTDLAGMNGINSASTDAPVLGLFTPGNMPVRWEGPLATHTGGAEAPVSCTDNPARTANLPTLKDMTAKSIELLKDGKKGFFLQVESGSIDKQNHAANPCGQIGETLDLDESVKTAMDFAVADGNTMVIVTADHAHTSQIIAAGKNTPGLTRSLTTLDGETMTMSYGTAEEGKSQGHTGSQVRIAGYGPGSVRVIGFTDQTDVFFTVSNALQLDPAATLPTPTPSPTTAPTTAPTTSETPRPTAPNTKDPSEGAGVIVPGDKDNGAAPGISSGSNPLAVTGASVTLWILIAMALLTGGFFLRRRSVGLSPAGH; encoded by the coding sequence ATGAAAAAGTGCATCTTTTTGAAGGGACAAAACACAGTGCTTCACCAGAAACGTAAGTCCGTTACACGTCGCGGAACCGCGCAGATAGTGCTTGCTTGCGCAACATTGGCCATCCTGGCCTTGAGTTCTACTGCCCCTGCCAGTGCAGCTCCGGACGGTGACATCACAAGTCACGGAGGAGCCACCCGCGTACAAGAGAACCACGTCGAAAATCTGCAGAAGTCACTGGCTGAAGGCTCCGCCAAGAATGTCATCCTGATCATCGGCGACGGCATGGGCGACTCTGAAATCACTGCTGCCCGTAACTACATCCACGGAGCTGCTGGTACTTTTCCCGGCATCGACGCCTTGCCGTTGACCGGGCAGTACACCACCTATTCCCTGAACAAGGAAACGGGCGCACCCAACTACGTACCAGACTCAGCCGCCACAGGCACCGCGTGGGCTACTGGCACAAAGTCCTATAACGGTGCCATTTCAGTCGATGTCAATGGCGCTGCACAAAAGACACTGTTGCAGATCGCCAAGGATAACGGTTTGAAGACCGGGAACATCACCACCACAGCAATTCAAGATGCAACCCCAGCAGTTCAGGTAGCAAACGTCACCAGCCGCAGTTGCTTCGGCCCTGAAGCCACCAGCAAAAAATGCCCCGAAAACGCCTTGGAAAACGGCGGCAAAGGGTCCATCTCGGAGCAACTGCTCCAGACACGCCCCGACGTCAGCATGGGTGGCGGCTCCGAATCGTTCGACGAAGAAGCCAAGGGCGGTACATATGCCGGCAAGAGCTTGCTTGAGCAGGCCGGCGAGCGCGGCTTTAACGTAGTAACCGATTTAGCCGGAATGAACGGCATTAATTCCGCATCTACTGATGCACCCGTACTGGGTCTGTTCACCCCAGGCAACATGCCCGTCCGGTGGGAGGGCCCCTTGGCCACTCACACCGGAGGTGCCGAGGCTCCTGTCTCCTGCACCGACAACCCTGCTCGCACAGCCAACCTCCCCACGCTCAAGGACATGACAGCCAAGTCCATCGAGCTGTTGAAAGACGGCAAAAAGGGCTTTTTCTTGCAGGTTGAAAGTGGCAGTATTGACAAGCAGAACCATGCCGCGAACCCCTGCGGTCAGATTGGCGAAACCCTTGATTTAGATGAATCCGTCAAAACTGCAATGGACTTTGCCGTGGCCGATGGCAACACCATGGTCATTGTCACCGCCGATCACGCACACACCAGCCAGATCATTGCGGCAGGAAAAAACACTCCCGGCCTGACTCGCAGTCTGACCACCCTTGACGGGGAGACCATGACGATGAGCTACGGCACCGCTGAGGAAGGTAAGTCACAGGGCCACACCGGATCGCAGGTGCGCATTGCAGGTTACGGTCCCGGCTCAGTCCGCGTCATTGGATTCACCGATCAGACTGATGTTTTCTTCACCGTCAGCAATGCGCTTCAGCTCGATCCGGCAGCGACTTTACCAACACCAACGCCGAGTCCCACAACAGCACCCACAACAGCACCCACAACAAGCGAAACCCCACGCCCAACAGCACCAAACACAAAAGATCCTTCAGAAGGTGCCGGCGTTATTGTTCCTGGCGACAAGGACAACGGCGCTGCACCCGGTATCAGCAGCGGTTCCAATCCGCTCGCTGTTACCGGCGCTTCGGTAACGTTATGGATATTAATAGCTATGGCATTGCTGACTGGCGGCTTTTTTCTACGCCGACGTTCAGTTGGTTTGAGCCCAGCCGGACACTAA
- a CDS encoding GNAT family N-acetyltransferase, whose amino-acid sequence MLEPTDTAQLTELLGRNREFLCPWDPLRGDDFFTVEKQTDITRIALDAYSAGTMVPMVILNSAGAVAGRLTINGIVRGAFESAVLGCWVSENENGLGLATAAVAEAVEFARTQLGLHRLQAETLPHNVASRKVLEKNGFSQYGVAPAYLKIAGRWQDCVLFQRILTAST is encoded by the coding sequence TTGCTGGAACCAACTGACACGGCACAGCTCACAGAGCTTCTGGGCAGAAATCGGGAATTCTTGTGCCCGTGGGATCCACTGCGCGGTGATGATTTCTTCACTGTTGAGAAACAAACCGACATCACCCGCATAGCGCTGGATGCCTACAGCGCCGGAACCATGGTCCCTATGGTCATTCTCAACTCTGCGGGGGCTGTTGCAGGGCGGCTGACTATCAACGGCATTGTCCGCGGCGCCTTTGAATCGGCTGTTCTGGGCTGCTGGGTGAGCGAGAATGAAAACGGCTTAGGCCTGGCCACAGCGGCTGTAGCCGAAGCCGTAGAATTCGCAAGGACCCAACTCGGTCTGCACAGGCTACAGGCGGAGACCTTGCCCCATAACGTTGCCTCGCGAAAGGTCCTGGAGAAGAATGGTTTTAGCCAGTACGGCGTGGCCCCTGCGTACTTGAAAATTGCTGGCCGGTGGCAGGACTGCGTCCTCTTCCAGAGAATCCTGACGGCTTCGACATAG